The genomic window TGTTCATGCTATCCATTGGCATTGACATATTGTTCATTCCCATACTCATATTGTTCATGCTATCCATTGGCATTGACATATTGTTCATTCCCATACTCATATTGTACATTGCGATACCCATTATCTGTCCTCTGATTTCACCGTTTGGATTCTGTTCTGTGTGGAAGTTGACATAGGTGTTGCCGTCTTTCATTGCTGTTATCAAATCAGCTATCGTCATTCCTTGCATTTCACCCTCTAACATATCTGCGGTAATTGTCCCATTTTCAGAAACTTCGTTTTGAGCAGATGTGAAATTGAATAGAGTTACTACAACTGGACCATTTTCTCCTATAGCTCCACTATGTATGTGACCCTGAGTTACTCCTTGAATATTTGTTGCATTTACATCAAAATCAACTGTTTCATTATTTGGCATAACTGGAGTAAACTCTGCCATTCCAGTTGCTTGGTTGTCTACTGGTGGAACTTCTTCTTGACCTGAAAGATTAGCTACTTGCTCATGTTTTGCAAATACAACAATTGTATTTGAAAAAGATGATAGTGCTGCTACACTTCCTAATACTACTGCTATGGTAAAAAATACTATTATACTATTTTTGGTTCTCATCGACGATTTGTTTGTAACATAGTATATAACCACATTCCCAAATTGCACCCAAATGTGCACTATGTAAGATAGTAGTATTCAATACTGATCGATTGCACAGATGTTATAAAACACTAGAAAAATCGAAAATTGCAGGTTGAATCAATTGTAATTTATATGATGTATTATATTTACATTCTTCGTTTCCTCTATCTAGTATTTATCCATACCATTACTGCCAAACCAATCGTTTGAGCAAGGTTAATTACAAACAAATATAGTGCAGCTGCATCCACAACGGCCTTAATTGCAGGACCATCTGTATATAGATTAAACCAGAAGATAACTATTACAATATTTTGGACCATAAATGCGGAAGCCACCGTTATCAAACCATATGTAAAATATGATTTTATTAATCTTGTATTCTGGACATTTTCGAGTCTACCTTAATTATGGTCATCCCAATAAAATACAAAAGCATCATTGGTCCTACTATAAACCACATGGTTAATCCACTCCCATCTGGAGTTATGATGGCACCTACAATAACTAGAACTATGAGAATGTACCTAAAGTTCTTTTTCCAGAAATCAGGTTTAACAAATTTGGTTTTGGTAACAGTCCACATAATTATTGGAAGTTGATAAGCAAATCCGAATATTATAAGTAAATTTAGTACGAAAATAATAAATGGAATGATTTCAAAAAAAGATACTACACCCATAGACTGTCCATAGTTATACAAAAAATCAAGGGTGTAGGGAATTACAATAAAATAAGAAAACAGACAGCCGAGTATAAATAACGCCATTACAGGTAACATGATTCCTTTAATGATCTTTTTCTCGTAATGATGAAGTGCAGGATTCAAAAAAGCAAACAGTTCACCAATTATGACTGGTAAACCGCTTACAATACCTATGATGATGGATACATACATCTGTGCGGTGAAAGCTTGTCCAGGAGTGACTTGCACCAAATCAACGGCATTAGGCAATAAATCATTTCGTATTTGGGAAATAATTTGAACTGATATACTATTAAAAGAATCTGGGTATAAAATTAAGAAATGATATCCATGAAAGTTAACGGCAGTGAAACCAAGAGTCATGCAAACCAGAATGATAATAATTATTACAATGCAGATTCTGATTGTCCTTACTCTAAGTTCGTATAATAGTTTTACAATTGGTTTATCCTCAGATATATTTATCAACCTTCTCTAATTTACTCATTCTATTAAAATTTTTATGGCGAGAGTATGAATCAAGATCTTTTTCATCATTAGTTATATATCAATGCTGGATAATAATAGGTAATTATGATACCGGATGGATATTCAGGTAATATTGTATATTAGGGGTAATATACTTGGAAAATAATCTTGTAGACAGTTTTGGAAGGATAGCAAAGAAACTAAGAATTTCAATAACTGATAGGTGTAACATGCAATGTATTTACTGCATGCCCTCAAACAATACCAAGTGGTTAGAACAAGATAACCTTCTGAGTTATGAACAAATAACTCGTCTTGCCAAGATATTTGTTTCTTTGGGAATTGAAAAGATAAAAATTACAGGAGGAGAACCTACAGTTCGTGGTAACGTAGAGAATCTAATCAAATCCCTGTCATCTATTGAAGGATTAAGATCGATTAGTATGACAACAAATGGAATCCTGCTAAAAGATAAAATAAAGATTCTCAAAGAATCTGGACTAGAAAGTTTAAACATTAGTTTGGATACATTCAAACCTGACAGATTTAAATCCATGAGTGGAATTGATGGCTTTTATAAAGTGATGGATGCAATAAACACCGCATTAAAAGAGAATTTGCCAGTAAAAATCAACACGGTAATCATGAGAGGATGGAATGACGATGAAATTTCACAATTCGTAAGATTTTCCCGAGACACTGGATGTATTGTTAAATTTATTGAATTTATGCCGTTGGATGGAACCGGTATTTGGTCCGAAGATCTAGTTGTAAGTAAGAAAAAAATGATAGAGACAATAAATAAAGATTTTGATAAATTATCTCCCCTTCATAATGATAAATCTGACCCCGCAAGATTGTACACTTTTGAAGATGGAAAAGGAGTTGTAGGATTTATTCCCTCCATCACAGAGCCTTTTTGTCAAAACTGTGATAGAATGCGGTTAACTGCAGACGGTAAACTTTACAGTTGTTTATTTGACAAGTCAAGTAATGATTTAAAGAGTTTACTTGAAGAGGGAAAATCAGACATCGATATAATAAAATGCATCAACAAGTCTGTACAGGAAAAACCTGAAGGAATTATTAAAATCATAAAAACACATTCATTAAGACCAACATTGAATGTTATGCATACTATTGGTGGATAGACACAAAAAAAATAGTCAGATTAAAATATGCACAAGACATGAGACAGAGATTTTGAAATGGAAAAAAACATCAGTACTTTCCGGAATTAATCGGTCCACACTATATCCTTTTTTAGATCCATCTGCAAATCAAGGGCAAATAATATCAATTATTGAACTAAAAAACAAAATACGGGCCTTCAAAATCAAAACATCGATACTAAACTGAAATATCTAATTGATTATAGCCATCAGCACCGTTTGGGAATGGTTGTTCTAATTCAGAAGTTTGGACTTGGCCTGTTTTGTCTGTTGCTCTCACGATAATTTTATAATTCCCTTTATCTTCAGCGGTAAATCCACTTGTCCATAGAACCCAGGTATATTGTGACAATGGATCTTTGACTATCGCAGTTTTCCATGTAGTTCCTCCATCTACACTTACCTCAACTTTGGAAATTCCTCTATCACCTGCAAATGCTATTCCTGCAACAGGGATATTTTTACCATTCAGGAAGCTGCTATTTGGCACTAAATTCGGGAAATTGTCATTTACGGGTTGATTGCCAGGAATAACGATTGTTGAATAAATATTTTTGATACCATTATTTGTCCACCCCTTTCTTTGCCAAAAGCCTTCATAAGTTTTATCTACTAATTCTATTTCTGTAATCCATTTTGGATTCATCATCCCATAGAATCCAGGTACTATTGCTCTGACAGGATATCCATGCTCGCTTGTCAAAGGCGAATTGTTCATGTCATATGCTAAAATGGTACTATCCATCATACCATTCTCTAATGGAATTCCTACATCATATCCATCCGAACATCTAAACACAATATATTTAACGCTAGACTGAACTCCAGCTTTAGAAAGTATGTCTCTAAGCCTCACTCCCTTCCACAAGGCGGTGCCTACAAGATTTCCACCTATTTTATTGCTGATACATGTCAAGGTTGCAAATTCTTCAACTGAATTCATACTCCTGATTTCTTCATAGTTAATTACAACAGGATTATCCACTAGTCCTTTGATAGTAAGATTCCAGTCATCAGCATTGACAGTGGGTACTACTGTGTTTATATCTATCCTATAAAAGATGAAAGTTGGAGTAACCTCCGCATCTACTAGTGGAGTAAGAATAGGATTTTCAAAACCAGGGGGTTTTGATTTTGATTGTAAAAATTGCTGAATTGATTGGTCAAGGGCACGGGGCTGTTGTTGCTGTTGTTCTGACCCAGATATTAAACGGTTAAATCCAAAATACACTAATGGAATGGCGATAACTGAAATTATTAAAGCACGGATCATGTCTCTCTTGTTATAATCGATATTTGTAGTAGCTTTGCTACTTTTATTGATAATCTTCTCTGCCTCAACAATATCAGAATGAGTTTCAACCAGATCAATTCTCTTATTTTTATTACCAAACAAAAATGCAAAGATTAAGCCATAAACGGCACTTGGTAGTAAAAATAACACAAATGATTTGACAGGAATAGATATGGATTGCCCCGGCGTTGTACTAAGCACCAAAAAAATAATTGTTATTGCAATCAAGATTATATAAGAAACAAATGTAGATATACTAGATTTGATTACAAATTTAGGCGATTTCATTTTCATAAACAATTTTCCTAAAATGATACCTATTATTCCATAAAGTAAAACGTTGACCACGATTGCACCTATAATTGTAGAATATTTAGCTAACGGACCTAGTGTTAGTACTGCTTGCGATTCGATTTCTCCAGATGTAATCGAGATTAATCCCTGGGAAGCAATTTCAGGTATAAATAATCCATCAATAGTTAATTTTAAGAAAAGTGATAAGGATAAACTGGCTACTCCGGCAGCGAGGCCAAATAAGAAAAATACAATATAATTATTGCCCCTTAATCCTAGGACCACCATATAATCAAACTACATAAGAGATTTAAGGTTTTTTCCAAATTAGCGTATTAGTCGTGATATACTTTCTGGATGAATTATCAATTAATGGTTATTGATCAAGGAATTAATATTTATCCTGATTTCTTATCATGTTCACAACTTAGTATTTCTTAATTAAATAACTTGGTTTAACTTCGCTGCTACAAAATCACTGTGTGAGTGTAAAAATCTACTAATTTATTTCTTATCGCCTACAATATTAGTTAGGAATTAGAATATGTATTTACTATGTTGCAGATTTTGGTTTCTACCTTCATTATCCCACCGGTACAGTCACTAGAAAGGGAGGAATTGTAGTTAGGAATGGGGGATATGGTGACACTGTACATCCCCATCGATAGTTTTACAGCAGTTCCTGATGAATTTCCTTTAAATGTTGCAGGGATGGGATCATTGGCATGAATATTTACGGTGAAATCTGAGGATTTGTTATTACCCTCATCACCATTAACAGTGGTTATATTTACTATTAATGTTCCTTTATTTGTATCCGAAGTTAATGGGGTGTTTTCACTACCAAGACTGCTTGCTATAGCAGATGAACTCACTATTGTATACATAAGGGATATTAAAAATAAAGTGCAAACAAATTTCATAGAAGATCTTTACACTACTATATTAAAAAGACTCGGTCTATTTAATGATTTTTCAATTTCATATTCATTAATTTATGAAAAGATTCAACCTGTTACTAAATGTTCTTCCATCAATTCATGAGGTATAGTTGTAAAACAAATTGCAATTTTGTTCTATTGATGAAGGTTGAATACTTATGAAATCGAGAAACATTTGTAGCCTTCTGGGATATTGGCGTTTTGATTCTCTGGCACCTAAAGCATAAATGAATTTTTCATATGAAGAGAAATTTGAAGGATAATGTTTTTCTCGCTTATTGCTCTCTACTTCATAGGTCACTATAGGAGGTGGATCCATTGTTTGATGTCAAACGGGCCTAGTGGGCTTCAAGACGTTATCGGTCCTTAAAGATGAATTCTATTTTTCAGATGTCACCTTATTTTAAATTTTTTCAACGGTAGATTCGTGATATATAATGATGCAGTATCTCATCCAAATGTAAATACATATGCTTGGAATCCTTTTCCTTTAATATCCACTAAAAGCGTTCGATTATCACTGCTATATGATTGGTGATTAACTATGTTGTACAGTCTTGGTTCATCTATAGTGAATTTACTGTTATTTTTAACGTCAATACCTTTGGATTTGTCCGATATCAAAGAATTGTCTTCATAAATGGTTACTTGACTTTGATTTTGGCTATTGTCACTGCTATTGACTCCAACTACCATGTTAACGGACTTTGCTGAATAGCTTAGTAGTATACGGCCTGTATTACTTTGTAATTCCACATTATCCGGATTGTTTTTCCATTGTCCTTCTAAGTATATTGTATTAGGTTTGATGCTTGAATTTGACGTCAATGAAGAAGATGGCAGGAAATAATTTATAGCCTGACCCAAATGAAGACCTTCTGGATTTCCTATTGCTGAACGAGATGATTGATTTCCAAAATACAATTCGGGTGTTTTGATTTTTGAAAAGTCGATAGGTTGTGCGAGAAAACTACTAACGTTATTTTTATAAGTATTTTGAATTATATTACTATTGGTGTAATAAGAAAAAATATCATTATCTGTATTTTTAATATCTTTATTAGTATCTAGTTCATTTAGAAGAGACTGAATTACCTTTTCTGTATGACCATAATCACTCTCACCAATCTTATCATACCTTACATATCCTTGAGCATCTATAAGATACATTCTAGGCCAATAGTTGTTCTCGTATGCATTCCAAGTACCATAGGCATTATCCTGGAGGACTGGATATTTTATACCGTATTTGTGCACTGCAGATTTTACATTATCAGTATTTTTTTCAAATTCAAATTCTGGTGTATGAATACCAACTATTACTAATCCACTATCAGAATATTTTGTATCCCAGTCGATGAGATGTGGAAGAGTCCTTAGAACATTAATACAACTATAAGTCCAAAAGTTGACAAGTACTACTTTCCCTTTTAATGAGACTAGTGATATTGGAGCACTATCATTGGTGTTTATACTTCCTTCAATTTTCTGAAATTCCGGGGCCCTTTTAAATTGCGATGTTGTATCATTATCCATAATCTTATCTTCACTAATTTCAGAGATTGTTTTTGATTTTTGAATACTGCCCCCGTCGTCTTGATTTAAAACTGCTTTGTTCAATATCTCACCAAAGACATAATTAGAGAAAGAAGAGGTGGTGTGTACATAACCCACAATTGATATCATAGATAAAATCACAATTACAATGACAAAATAATCCTTATTCATTTGTTAATCCGTTCTTATTGGGTTTTTATTGTTATTATAGATATATTGTAATGAACTAACAAGATAATTCAGATATGGAGGTACATTTATAATCGCCACAGGTTTTCTTACGATTTATCAAACACCGTTAGGAATATTATGAATACTTATCATGAATTGGGATTTTATATATACTTGGCCGAATCACTAGGGTTGTATAATTAATGATTCTGACAATGTCTATAAAGAAAAAAAGTTATGAGATATCCTACTTGGATATTTTCCAAATTACTCCCGTGTCTGGATAGGGCCACGTGACCGTATGATTCAACGGTGCGCCTGTTGCTGGAATTGTGTCTCGTAATTCTAATTTACCTAAATCAGCTATATACAATGCAGTATTATTTTTATCAAATGAAAGTCCTACTGGTGTAAATGCTGATGGATCCTTAATAACAGACAAAAAGTCTGCATAATTACCTGTCTTTGGATCTAAAGCTACAACTTTATGTCCTACAACCCCTTTATCTATTGTTTCGAAAGTATGGGTTATTGGAGTAAATGTTCCAGATGCGCCTATGAATGCCATTCCCGGATTTCCAAAGTCAGAGCTATTTGATATTACCACCTGAGTTAAGGATGGGCCAACTCTCAACTCAGCCAGTGGTTTTACTACTTCTGGATGATTCTGCATTAGGAATTTTATTGGTTCTTTAGCACTTGGTGATTTAAATTTAGGATCAGTTACTGGTTCCCCGTTTCCAGCAAAGTCAGGCCAACCATAAAACTTGCCTAAGTTACTAGCATTAGTTATATCTATAACATGAACCTTATCTGGATCATTTGCTATTTGTCTGCTTCCTCGTTCGTCTGCACCATTATTGGATACAACAAGCTTATTGTCATCAGTAAATGCCATTCCATAAGGATTTCTAAGTCCTTCTGCAACTAGTTTAAGATCACTCCCATCTAGTTTTGCACTTAAAATGCAACCATTACATTTTATATTTCCCTCAACTTCTTGACCTTCTCTCGTAGTTGTATTAAAGGGAACAAATCCACCCGTATTAGCGAAATTATTTTCTGAACCTGTGAATGGATTCGTTGTATTGAAATTTTGACCTGTTAAAGATATATTTCTAGAAGGTATGTCATGAACTTCAGGGGTATATTTTGGCCATTGCAAACCAAAGATGTTATCTTCTCCAACGACACCACTATTTGTAGCAGTACCTTGAGAAATATATAGCCTACCATCAGGACCAAATGCTATTTGATTATTTTGATGGTCACCGCTACTTGGTAATCCTATGATTATATCTTTTATAATGCCACTTACAGGATCTAGTGCTGAAACAACTCCTTTGTGTGAGACATAAATTTTTCCTTTATAAAATTCTATATCTGTAATTGGTCCGTAAAGGAATCTATCAGCAATAACGGATGTATTGCCCTTTGTATCAATCTTTATTATGGTAGGAGTACTAAAGAACCACTCTCCAAAGCCTGATTGTGCTACATACATATTTCCTTTATCATCAAATGTTACGCTAGTAGGCATAGTAAGGTTCCAAAATATTGGTTCAATTTTATAACCCGCTGTCAAGTTAAAGTTTTCTATGCCCGGTTTAGCACCTGAATTTATGACTTTAAGAACAGGTGGTTTTTCTGATGCAAATAGCTGTTGTTGTGGATTAATTATGATACTACCTGAAAAAAAGCTTGATAAAAGTATCATGGCCAGCGTAACTGTTACGAGAGTCGATAGTTTTGATTTATTTTGATTATTATTTTTTTTTTGATAATTTTTATTCAAATGATTCGGTACATTCATCTGTAAAAATTTTATAGAAACATATTATTAAAGAATTATCGGTATGATTTCTAGTATAAAATTGTACAACTTAATTGTACTATTAATTTGTACAACAAAATAATCCATCATTCATTCTAAATATTATTAAATACAATTGTTTAGTAATCAAGTAATGTTTATCAAAAAAGATACTAAAAAAATCTATTCTGTTTCCACATTTATTTTGCTTGGACTGTTTTTTATAGGGAGTGCTTTTTTAATTACGGACAAATCAATCCTGCCTTTTATTATCGCACAAGAACAAAATAATCTTCAGTTCATCGCCAATTTGACTGGAAATGAAGAGGTGCCTGCTACTAATATTATATCGACAGGGAATGCAACTTTCCAGGCGGATTCGAAAACAAACAATACATCGTTTTCACTAACCGTAAAAGATTTGGAAGGCATAACTGCAGCACATATCCACAATGGTACAATGGGTTATAATGGTAAAGTTATAGTTACATTATTTTTGTCACCTTCTCCTTCAAGTGAAGATACTCCTTCCTTAGCAATTAAAGGGAATATCACAAATGAGGATCTTGAAGGGCCCCTAGCCAAAAAACAAATGAGTGACTTAATCAGTCTGATGAATAATAAATCATCATATGTGAATGTTCACACAGAGCAAAACCCGTTAGGAGCGATTAGAGGACAAATATCGAATGGAGAATAATTCAATAGATCTAATTAAAGTATTTTTTTAATATCACTCAATTTATTATTAACTAAATTATTTGCATTATTTATTAATATAAATAATTAATAGAAGTATCGATAAGGAAAAAACAAGCTACATAAAATTTATTTGTTATTAATACCCAAAAGTAGAAATGAAAGTAAAATTCAGTTGGGCATCTGATGATACAAAAACTGATATAAAAGAATTTAAGTCTATAGAAGAAATGTTAGATTTTACGTTTAATATCTCTGATAGAATAATATTACATAAACTATCTAAAAACCGCGAGGATATCAAGTATGTTGATGATAAAAGCGACAACATTCCTTTTGATTTCTTTGTAATGATTTATGATTATAATGTAGAAGATCATGAGGAAAAAAATAAAATATTTCTTGTAGACGACATCATTGCAGGTTTAAAGTTAAGTTAAAGATAAGATATTTTTGTTGTTCCGATATAAATATATCAAGGCATTTATTAGGACGGGCTAACCTAAGTTGTTTGGTTTTGCAAGGAAAATAATGATGAATCCTTCTGTCTTATCTTCAGTAAGTGCATCATCCTTATTCTCAATCTTATCAGATGGATTAATACGATGCTCAGTCTGAGAATATAACCCTTCTGTCTAGAATGGAATGATTTGTATAATCTTTTACAATGGTCAATCATCATCTTATCTCACCTTCAAAATTTATTGATTACTGATCGTAACCCAGAATAATTTTCCGTAGATATAATCGCCTTTTCTATATCATCCAGCGAAAATCTTT from Candidatus Nitrosocosmicus arcticus includes these protein-coding regions:
- the tatC gene encoding twin-arginine translocase subunit TatC, whose protein sequence is MINISEDKPIVKLLYELRVRTIRICIVIIIIILVCMTLGFTAVNFHGYHFLILYPDSFNSISVQIISQIRNDLLPNAVDLVQVTPGQAFTAQMYVSIIIGIVSGLPVIIGELFAFLNPALHHYEKKIIKGIMLPVMALFILGCLFSYFIVIPYTLDFLYNYGQSMGVVSFFEIIPFIIFVLNLLIIFGFAYQLPIIMWTVTKTKFVKPDFWKKNFRYILIVLVIVGAIITPDGSGLTMWFIVGPMMLLYFIGMTIIKVDSKMSRIQD
- a CDS encoding redoxin domain-containing protein is translated as MNKDYFVIVIVILSMISIVGYVHTTSSFSNYVFGEILNKAVLNQDDGGSIQKSKTISEISEDKIMDNDTTSQFKRAPEFQKIEGSINTNDSAPISLVSLKGKVVLVNFWTYSCINVLRTLPHLIDWDTKYSDSGLVIVGIHTPEFEFEKNTDNVKSAVHKYGIKYPVLQDNAYGTWNAYENNYWPRMYLIDAQGYVRYDKIGESDYGHTEKVIQSLLNELDTNKDIKNTDNDIFSYYTNSNIIQNTYKNNVSSFLAQPIDFSKIKTPELYFGNQSSRSAIGNPEGLHLGQAINYFLPSSSLTSNSSIKPNTIYLEGQWKNNPDNVELQSNTGRILLSYSAKSVNMVVGVNSSDNSQNQSQVTIYEDNSLISDKSKGIDVKNNSKFTIDEPRLYNIVNHQSYSSDNRTLLVDIKGKGFQAYVFTFG
- a CDS encoding CHRD domain-containing protein, translated to MFIKKDTKKIYSVSTFILLGLFFIGSAFLITDKSILPFIIAQEQNNLQFIANLTGNEEVPATNIISTGNATFQADSKTNNTSFSLTVKDLEGITAAHIHNGTMGYNGKVIVTLFLSPSPSSEDTPSLAIKGNITNEDLEGPLAKKQMSDLISLMNNKSSYVNVHTEQNPLGAIRGQISNGE
- a CDS encoding CHRD domain-containing protein, translating into MRTKNSIIVFFTIAVVLGSVAALSSFSNTIVVFAKHEQVANLSGQEEVPPVDNQATGMAEFTPVMPNNETVDFDVNATNIQGVTQGHIHSGAIGENGPVVVTLFNFTSAQNEVSENGTITADMLEGEMQGMTIADLITAMKDGNTYVNFHTEQNPNGEIRGQIMGIAMYNMSMGMNNMSMPMDSMNNMSMGMNNMSMPMDSMN
- a CDS encoding molybdopterin-dependent oxidoreductase, whose product is MVVLGLRGNNYIVFFLFGLAAGVASLSLSLFLKLTIDGLFIPEIASQGLISITSGEIESQAVLTLGPLAKYSTIIGAIVVNVLLYGIIGIILGKLFMKMKSPKFVIKSSISTFVSYIILIAITIIFLVLSTTPGQSISIPVKSFVLFLLPSAVYGLIFAFLFGNKNKRIDLVETHSDIVEAEKIINKSSKATTNIDYNKRDMIRALIISVIAIPLVYFGFNRLISGSEQQQQQPRALDQSIQQFLQSKSKPPGFENPILTPLVDAEVTPTFIFYRIDINTVVPTVNADDWNLTIKGLVDNPVVINYEEIRSMNSVEEFATLTCISNKIGGNLVGTALWKGVRLRDILSKAGVQSSVKYIVFRCSDGYDVGIPLENGMMDSTILAYDMNNSPLTSEHGYPVRAIVPGFYGMMNPKWITEIELVDKTYEGFWQRKGWTNNGIKNIYSTIVIPGNQPVNDNFPNLVPNSSFLNGKNIPVAGIAFAGDRGISKVEVSVDGGTTWKTAIVKDPLSQYTWVLWTSGFTAEDKGNYKIIVRATDKTGQVQTSELEQPFPNGADGYNQLDISV
- a CDS encoding PQQ-dependent sugar dehydrogenase; protein product: MNVPNHLNKNYQKKNNNQNKSKLSTLVTVTLAMILLSSFFSGSIIINPQQQLFASEKPPVLKVINSGAKPGIENFNLTAGYKIEPIFWNLTMPTSVTFDDKGNMYVAQSGFGEWFFSTPTIIKIDTKGNTSVIADRFLYGPITDIEFYKGKIYVSHKGVVSALDPVSGIIKDIIIGLPSSGDHQNNQIAFGPDGRLYISQGTATNSGVVGEDNIFGLQWPKYTPEVHDIPSRNISLTGQNFNTTNPFTGSENNFANTGGFVPFNTTTREGQEVEGNIKCNGCILSAKLDGSDLKLVAEGLRNPYGMAFTDDNKLVVSNNGADERGSRQIANDPDKVHVIDITNASNLGKFYGWPDFAGNGEPVTDPKFKSPSAKEPIKFLMQNHPEVVKPLAELRVGPSLTQVVISNSSDFGNPGMAFIGASGTFTPITHTFETIDKGVVGHKVVALDPKTGNYADFLSVIKDPSAFTPVGLSFDKNNTALYIADLGKLELRDTIPATGAPLNHTVTWPYPDTGVIWKISK
- the moaA gene encoding GTP 3',8-cyclase MoaA; translated protein: MENNLVDSFGRIAKKLRISITDRCNMQCIYCMPSNNTKWLEQDNLLSYEQITRLAKIFVSLGIEKIKITGGEPTVRGNVENLIKSLSSIEGLRSISMTTNGILLKDKIKILKESGLESLNISLDTFKPDRFKSMSGIDGFYKVMDAINTALKENLPVKINTVIMRGWNDDEISQFVRFSRDTGCIVKFIEFMPLDGTGIWSEDLVVSKKKMIETINKDFDKLSPLHNDKSDPARLYTFEDGKGVVGFIPSITEPFCQNCDRMRLTADGKLYSCLFDKSSNDLKSLLEEGKSDIDIIKCINKSVQEKPEGIIKIIKTHSLRPTLNVMHTIGG